The genomic interval GATGGAATGATTCGCTCCATACCCATCAACGTAATTTGCGTTTTAGGGACGGTACTCACCATCCGAGCATTGCCTTCATTTTCAAAAAGCACCATCGATCCCGTCTCCGCAATCGCAAAGTTGCAGCCGGTCATCCCGATCTCAGCCTCCAAAAACTTCTCGCGCAGCTTTTTGCGAACGAAACCTGCAAGCGCCGTCGTATCCGGCGGCAGCGTATAACCAGCCTCCTTGGACAGCAATTCGGCGATTTGATAACGGTTTTTGTGAATGGCTGGGATGACGATGTGGGATGGCATTTCACCTGCAAGCTGAATAATATATTCGCCTAAGTCGGTTTCTACCGCTTCAACGCCAATGGATTCAAGCGCATGATTAAGATGCAGCTCCTCTGAAACCATTGACTTGGATTTGACGACCGACTTCGCATTCGCATGCTCTGCTATGTCTAGCGTCAGCTTGACTGCTTCCTCAGCCGTACTCGCAAAATGGACATGAACGCCGTTTGCGCGGGCATTGTTCACAAACAAGTTCAAATAATAATCCAAATGCGCGATCGTATGGAGACGAATTTGTCTGCCCCGCTCCCGCCATTCTTCCCAATTCCCGTGCTCGTCAGTCGCTTTTTTCTTCCCATTGCGCAGCCGTTCTGTAGTGAATCGCACCGCTTTGCGCAGAAATTCGTCGTTGAGGGCAAGATCCGCTCTTGCTTTTACTGTAGCTTCCTTTTTCACGACAGCCATCTTATTTCACCCCTTCATATAGCAGCTCAGCCAAGTGCATAACACGGACGGGTTCGTTGCGATAACGCAGGTTTCCAGCAATGTTGAGTAAACAAGCCATATCTAGCCCGACCAACACTTCCGCTTCCGTCTCCAGCACATGATCGACCTTCTCCGTCACCATTGCTCCAGAAATATCAGCCATCTTGACAGCGAATGTTCCGCCAAAGCCGCAGCAATCCTCAGCAAATGGGAGCGGTACAAGCTCAAGTCCCTTCACATTCTGAATAAGCGCAAGCGGCTCATCCTTTACGCCAAGTATCCGACTGCCGTGGCAGGAAGGATGATATGTCACTTTATGAGGAAATGCAGCGCCAACATCCGTAACGCCAAGCACCTGCACCAGAAACTGTGTGAATTCATAAGATTTGCTCTGAAGCTTGTTGGCCCGTTTCAGCATGACCGGATCATCCTCGAACAGCTTCGGATAATGGTGAATCATTCCCGTGCAGGAGCCTGATGGTGAAATAACGAAGTCGCTGTCTTCAAACGCATCCAATATCGTTTTGGCAGACTCCCTCGCTTCCTTCCAATAGCCGCTGTTGTAGGCCGGCTGTCCGCAGCAGGTTTGCACCGTCGGAAACTCCAATGAAACACCGTACTTTGCCAGCAAGCGCACCATCGCTTCGCCGACCCTTGGATATAACGCATCGCTTAAGCAAGTAATAAATAATGAGACCTTCATACCCGCACCCCTTTCGTAACTTATACCTCTATAATATCAGGTTGTCAGACAAGTTTGGTAAAATTTTTTATGTGAAAAATGTTTTAGATGTAAGAACACACATGCGCTTTCCAGCTCTCTATCGCTGATAACCAAACTGCCGCTGTATTCTGTAAGCACATATAGGTGCTTACAGACTCTCAACAATGTAACTTTTACGGCTGTAAGAACACATATGCGCTTACAACTCTCTTTCGTAGGTAACCAGCCTGTTAAGTTGCTCAATAAGCACCTATTTGTGCTTACAAGCACTCAGAAACGCCACTTTTACCGCTGTAAGAACACATATGTGCTTAAAGCTCTCTTTCGTAGGTAACCAGCCTGTTAAGTTGCTCAATAAGCACCTATTTGTGCTTACAGACACTCATGAACGTGACTTTCAACGCTGTAAGAACACATATGCGCTTACAGCATTCTCTCGTAGGTAACTAGCCTGTTAAGCTGCTCAATAAGCACCTATATGTGCTTACAAGCACTCAGAAACGCCACTTTTACCGCTGTAAGAACACATATGTGCTTAAAGCTCTCTTTCGTAGGTAACCAGCCTGTTAAGTTGCTCAATAAGCACCTATTGGTGCTTACAGACACTCATGAACGTGACTTTCAACGCTGTAAGAACACATATGCGCTTACAGCATTCTCTCGTAGGTAACCAGCCTGTTAAGCTGCTCAATAAGCACCTATTTGTGCTTACAAGCACTCTGAAACGCTACTTTTACCGCCGCAAGAACACATATGCGCTTACAGCATTCTTTCGTAGGAACCTGCCTCTTAAGTTGCTCAATAAGAACTTATATGTGCTTACAGGCACTCAGAAACGACACTTTTACCGCTGTAAGAACACATATGCGCTTACAGCATTCTTTCGTAGGTAACCAGCCTGTTAAGTTGCTCAATAAGCACCTATTGGTGCTTACAGACACTCATGAACGTGACTTTCAACGCTGTAAGAACACATATGCGCTTACAGCATTCTCTCGTAGGTAACTAGCCTGTTAAGCTGCTCAATAAGCACCTATATGTGCTTACAAGCACTCAGAAACGCCACTTTTACCGCTGTAAGAACACATATGTGCTTAAAGCTCTCTTTCGTAGGTAACCAGCCTGTTAAGTTGCTCAATAAGCACCTATTGGTGCTTACAGACACTCATGAACGTGACTTTCAACGCTGTAAGAACACATATGCGCTTACAGCATTCTTTCTAGGTAACCTGCCTCTTAAGTTGCTCAATAAGAACTTATATGTGCTTACAGGCACTCAGAAACGACACTTTTACCGCTGTAAGAACACATATGCGCTTACAGCATTCTTTCGTAGGTAACCAGCCTGTTAAGTTGCTCAATAAGCACCTATTGGTGCTTACAGACACTCATGAACGTGACTTTCAACGCTGTAAGAACACATATGCGCTTACAACTCTCTTTCGTAGGCAACATGCCTGTTAAGTTGCTCAATAAGCACCTATTTGTGCTTACAAGCACTCAGAAACGCCACTTTTAACGCTGTAAGAACACATATGCGCTTACAGCATTCTTTCGTAGGTAACCAGACTGTTAAGTTGCTCAATAAGCACCTATTTGTGCTTACAAGCACTCTGAAACGCCTCTTTTACCGCTGTAAGAACATATAAACTCTTACAGCTCACTTTCGCCAGTAACCCTATACTATATAACAATAATGGCGCTGCGCTTCTACTGAAGCCAGCGCCATCTATGCTCTACACCGTTGTAACGGAAATTTGTTTTTCCTTAAGCTGCGATAAGATCGCTGCTGGCAGCCGCTCATCCGTAATGATTGCATCTACATCATCTAATTCTGCCACGTGGGTAAACGCTTGAACGCCGAACTTGCTGGAGTCGGCGACCAGAATAACTTGATCCGCCATACCTACCATTTTGTGCTTGATGCGTGCTTGCAGCTCGTTCGACTCGCTTACGCCGCGCTCCAAATGGACACCTTTGCAGGAGAGAAATGCTTTATCCACATGATATGCGTCAAGAGAACGCTCGGCTAACGGACCGACATAGGACAATGAACGCGAAGCCAAGATGCCGCCCGTCGAGATGACTTCAATCTTCTCTTTGCTGCTCAGCTCCATCGCAACTTTGATGGAGTTGGTTAGCACCGTTAGAGGAATATCCGGCATGCTTGCCGCCATATACCAAGCCGTCGAGCTCGCATCAAGCAAAATACGCTCATTCGGCTGAATCAACTTAATCGCTTCCACAGCAATTCGTTTTTTCTCCTCCGCATGCGTAATCTCCCGCTCGAAATACGGAATTTCCGGCTGCTGATCCTTTACGCTAACCGCACCGCCATGGGAGCGGCGCAAACGTCCGGCTTGCTCCAAGCGGTCAAGGTCACGCCGAATCGTTTCCTCGGTCACCTGACATAGCTCGCTCAGCTCCGTAACCCGGATGCTGCCTCTCTCATTTACCAGCTGTACAATTTTATCGTATCGTTCATGGACCAGCATAACGTACCTCTTTCTTACTTATATTTGTATTCGCTGCTTAAGCGATTCCTGTTGTTTCTTTAAAAGCACGATATGCGCTCTTCCAAGCCTCATGCTGCTCTGGCTCATACACATCAACTGGGAATGATTCGCGTATCACTTTGCGCGCTTCCCAAATGTCAGCAAGCTGACCATTGGCAATCCACTGCACAATCATGTTGCCTATTGCGCTTCCTTCCACGGGTCCTGCCCACACCGGCTTGCCAATCGCATTTGCAGTCCATTGGCAGAGCAGCGTATTTTGAATGCCGCCGCCAACCATATGCAAACCGCTGAACGCTTGACCAGACAATTGCTCTGTTAACTCTAGCACATTTCGGTACTTCAAGGCTAAGCTCTCCAAAATACACCGAACAATCGCCCCTGTATCAGCAGGTGCCGTCTGCCTTGTGCGCAAACAATACTCCGTTATTCTAGCAGGCATATCACCCGGGTGCAAAAACAACGGATCATCCGGATCAATAAACGCAGCGAATGGTTTAGCTTCTTCGGCAAGCTTTACTAATTCGGGGAACGTATAAGAAATTCCTGCCCGCTCCCATGAACGTCTGCATTCCTGCAAAATCCACAGCCCCATAATGTTCTTCAGCAAACGATACGTGCCATAAACGCCGCCTTCGTTCGTAAAGTTCAGCTGCTGCGACAATTCATTAATGACTGGCTCGTCGACTTCTGTACCCATAAGCGACCAAGTGCCGCAGCTTAAGTAAGCAAATGACTTTTCAAGTGCAGGCACTGCAGCAACCGCTGAGCCCGTATCATGCTCCGCTGCTGCATAAACAGGAACGGACTCTATGCCAAGCTCCTCGCAAAGGGAAGCTCGCAAGCTGCCAACCTTCGCCCCTGGCTGAACAACCTCACCAAACAGTTCCGGCGAAATGCCAATCGAGCGAATCAGTTCCTCGTCCCAGCTGCCGGTAACAGGGTTATACAGCTGCGTTGTCGTTGCGTTGGAAAACTCATTATATTTCTCACCCGTCAAAAAATATCGGAGCAAATCCGGAATCATTAGAAAATGTTTGGCATCCCGCAGCTGCGGTGAATCTGCCTTCTTCAAAGCAGCCAGCTGGTAAATCGTATTAAACGGCAGAAACTGAATACCCGTCTTCGCAAATATCCCCGTTGCCGTCAATTCCTCTACTACCTGCTCCATTACGCCATCCGTATGATGATCGCGATAATGATAAGGATTGCCAAGCAGCTCCCCATTGCTTCCAATCAAGCCAAAATCAACGGCCCAAGAATCAATCGCAAGACTGTCCAGCGTAATGTCGCGATGCTTAACTAGCAGCAGCGCTTGCTTTAACTCATGTAGCAGTCGCAAAATATCCCAGTGCAGTCGATCGCCGACCTGCACCGGATCATTGGAGAACCGGTGCAGCTCCTCTACCTCGATCTTGCCATTATTCAGCCTGCCAAGCAGCGCTCTTCCGCTGCTTGCTCCGAGATCGTAAGCAAGGATGGTCACCAGCTGGCACCGCCCTTGCCTCTCGCCAATATGTCTTTGCCATAGCTGCTGCTTAGGTATGCTTTCATTGGATCATGCGGCAAGCCCTGCTCTTCGCGAATCGCGTGCAAAAGCGGTGTAACATCGAATTCAAATGCGCGGCGCACAGCATCCTCAGCGCCAAGAACATCATTGCGTTCAGCAGCATCATTCACTTCATCATGGTTAATGAGCAGCGCCTTTGCCAGCTGGGTTTGCACATTCAGGACGGAGCGGAGCATGGCAGGGATTTTTTGCTCGATATTATGCGACTGGTCAATCATATAAGTAATGCTCTCTGCATTGCCGCGAACAGCAGCATCCGCATCGCCTGCTGCGCTCAAGATTTGATAGAAAATCAAGAACAGCTCATAAGGATTCACAGAACCTACAATTAGATCATCATCCGCATATTTGCGGCTGTTGAAGTGGAAACCTCCCAGACGTTTCTCGTCCAGCAAATAAGCAACGATATGCTCGATGTTCGCGCCTGGCAGATGGTGGCCTGTATCAACAAGCACTTCCGCTTGCGGCCCTAGCTTTTGCGCCAAGTTGTAAGCCATGCCCCAGTCCGCAAGATCCGTATGATAGAACGCCGGCTCGAAACATTTGTATTCAATCAGCATACGCATGTCAGGCGTCATCGCACTGTACATTTCGGCCAAAGCTTCCTGCATCCAAGCTTTACGCTTGCGGATATGTCCTTGTCCTGGATAGTTTGTACCGTCGGCGAACCATAAGCTAAATTCACGCGAGCCCGTTTCCTTGGCAATATCTACGCATTCAAGCAAGTGATCAGTCGCTTTCCGGCGCACTGCAGCATCGGAATTCGTAACACTTCCAAGCATATAGTCTTCATCTTGGAATAGATTCGGATTTACCGCTCCAATCGATAGTCCAAGATCTTCCGCATGACTTCTAAGCTTGCCGTAATCCTCTACCTTATCCCAAGGAATATGGATAGCGATAGACGGAGCGATTCCTGTCAAACGATGCACCTGTGCAGCATCCTCAAATTTCTCAAACGGATTGCGAGGCACGCCTTCCTTCTGAAACACCTTAAAACGAGTACCGGAATCACCATATCCCCATGAAGGTGTTTCGATTTTGAGCGCTTTCAATTTTGCTTTTACCTCTTCAATGCTAATGCCTCTTTCTTTCTGCTGCTCCTCAAAAAACGTATAAGCGCGATCAGTCATTATGGAACACCCTCTCATTTATATTTTGAACCTATTTGATTGGAAAAGCCATCGTAGACATCAACGTATTCTCTGCCTGCGTCGAATCTAATCTGCTGTATTGTACAATGATTGGAATATTGCTCAGCACCTCAATGGCGTAAGGAACGCCGATTGGAATCGACGCCCCTTCCTTCATTAATGAGCTGGTGCGTATATGGTTTGTTCGTCTGCCAGGAACAACAACTTGAATATCTTCCATCGGCTCGCGATCCTCAAAATAAATCGTAATATGAATAATGGCTTCTTCGGTGGAGCAATTCAGCACGCATATCGATTCATGGCTGGTAAGCGTTCCCGTGCTGTCTGGCGGTATATAACCATCCGGTATATACCAAGATTTCTCGCCTCTCCCTTGGATCATATCGCCTAACCTCCTAACGGGTGAATGCAGCAGGTACGCCGCCGTCAATAGTTAACATACAGCCTGTTGTTTTATCTGCTTTGGAGGAGGCAAAAAATGCAATGCCCTCTGCGATGTCGCGCGGATAAATGTTGACGAGCAGCGTCGTGCGCTTGCGGTAGTATTCTTCCAGCTGATCCGGCTCAATGCCATAAGCCGCTGCACGTTCATTGCGCCAGCTGCCGTTCCAAATTGCCGACCCCTGCAAAATCGCATCCGGCAAAATCGTATTTACACGAATGCCGAATTCGCCGCCCTCAGCTGCGATACAGCGTGCCAAATGAGCTTCAAGCGCTTTTGCCGAGCTATAAGCAGATGCATTTTTACCCGCGTACACAGAGTTTTTCGATCCGATGAACACCATGTTGCCGCCAATGCTTTGCTGCTTCATTAATTTAAACGCTTCGCGAGCGACTAGGAAATAACCTGTTCCAAGCACATTCATATTCAAATTCCATTCCTTAAGTGATGTCTCGTCGAATGGGCTTGAAGTCGCAAGACCAGCGTTGTTCACGATAATGTCCACGCCGCCGTAAGCAAGTGCTGTCTCCGCATAAGCAGCTTTGACCTGCTCTTCGCTCGTTACATCCATTTTCACGGCTGTTGCTCGGCATTCGCCAAACTTCTCATTAATCTCTGAGGCAACCTTTTGCGCGCCTTCAAGATTAAGATCTGCAAGCACAACATGCGCACCCTCTGATACTAAACGGCGTGCTGTTTCACTTCCGATACCGCCAGCGCCGCCTGTGATGAAAGCAACCTTGCGCGAAAATTCCGTCTCAGCCGGAGCAAGCGACAATTTGTAAAGCTCTAATGGCCAGTATTCCACGTTGTACGACTCGTTCTCGCTAAGCGATACGAAATCACCTAATGCTGTTGCGCCGCGCATCACGGCAATCGCACGGTGGTATAGCGCTCCGCTCACTTGTGCCATCGCCCAGCTCTTGCCGGTGTTGATCATACCGATACCCGGAATTAGAATGACGCGAGGCGCTGCTTCAAACATGACGTCGCCTTCATTTTTGTTGCGTTCAAAATAAGCTTTATATTGCTCTTTATATGCAGCGATTCCTTCTGATAGTTTCGCCTTCAAACCATCGATATCCTCTGCATTTGGCGTCCAGTCAATAAACAATGGAACAACCTTCGTATGCACCAAATGATCCGGACATGCAGCGCCGACCTGCGATAATGTTGGAGAATTATTCCCGCTTACGAATGCAAGCACATCCGCTTCATCGTCAAATGTCAAAATCATCTTCTTCGCATCGCTCACTGCGCCGCGAATTGTAGGCATAACCTGTGCAGCTACGCTTTTGCGAACATCAGCTTCGAGCACCTCGTATTTCACGCCGCCAAACAATGAAGCCTCGTCAAAACGAGATTCAATGAATGCCTCTGCCTCGGAAATGATTTTGATCGTTTGCGCGTAACATTCCTCGCTTGTCTCGCCCCAAGTAACAAGGCCGTGCTTTTCCATCAGCACTAGCTCGGCATTTGGATTGGCAAGAACACCCTCGGCAATCATTTTGGAGAGATTGAAGCCTGGTCGTACATAAGGAACCCAGACGAAACGGTCGCCGAAAATTTCCTTCGCAAGCGCTTTGCCGTTATCCGCACAGCACAAGCTAATAATAGAATCGGGATGTGTATGATCCACATGTTTAAATGGAAGAAAAGCATGCAATAGCGTTTCAATCGACGCACGCGGGTGCTTCGAATCGATCATGCAGTTGACTAGGTAAGCAACCATCTCTTCGTCCGGCATTTCAGCACGTTCAAATAATGGACGGATATCATCCATCCGCAGTCCAGTAAAATTGCCTGCTTTCATAGAAGCAAGATCCGAACCGCTGCCCTTCACATACATCACTTCAACGTCGCGACCGCGGAAATCTTTTACGATTGTTTTGCTAGATGTATTGCCGCCGCCGTAATTGCAAACTCTGCGATCTGCACCAATGATGTTGGAGCGATATACGAGCTCAGCCAATCCGCCTTCCAACTGCGATGCTTTTTCGTTTTCCCACAAACTTTGTACCATGGATATACCTCCGAATGATGTTTTGTATTTGTTTGAATTGATCATACCACATTTGTTTGTGTTTGAATACGATTATTTCAAACACAAACAAAAATGTATATTTGTCGTTTTCTTTTTATTTTTTCGACTTACAAGCTATTCCCACAATTACGGGCAGCAAGCATATACTTAGTAGACAAACAAAAAAAGATGCCCCTCAAGGTTGTCAAAAACCTAAAGGGGCATCTCTTCATTATATACACTACGCAGCATTCCTTACTGGCAGCGCAGCGTCACTTCAATATCTTGGTTATAATTTCCGAATCCTTTGCCAAACAGCGTAACGCCGCCGCAATTTCTCGTCGTTGTGCTGGATGAGATGCGGAATAAAATTTCTTTGTCATACGCGAGCATTAGCTCGCCAATCGTAACATCAGATACTTTTATCCCGTCAATGTAAGATCCTTGCTGATTGACGCGGATCGTTTTCATAAATCCATACTGAATATTTTTATGCCACCACTCGGGAGTATACAACCCTCGCGAGCTTCCAAAATCGCCTGGATACGTCCACGTTCCAACACCGACACCGTTAATCGTAAAAGCAATATCCGA from Paenibacillus sp. FSL K6-3182 carries:
- a CDS encoding rhamnulokinase family protein; the encoded protein is MTILAYDLGASSGRALLGRLNNGKIEVEELHRFSNDPVQVGDRLHWDILRLLHELKQALLLVKHRDITLDSLAIDSWAVDFGLIGSNGELLGNPYHYRDHHTDGVMEQVVEELTATGIFAKTGIQFLPFNTIYQLAALKKADSPQLRDAKHFLMIPDLLRYFLTGEKYNEFSNATTTQLYNPVTGSWDEELIRSIGISPELFGEVVQPGAKVGSLRASLCEELGIESVPVYAAAEHDTGSAVAAVPALEKSFAYLSCGTWSLMGTEVDEPVINELSQQLNFTNEGGVYGTYRLLKNIMGLWILQECRRSWERAGISYTFPELVKLAEEAKPFAAFIDPDDPLFLHPGDMPARITEYCLRTRQTAPADTGAIVRCILESLALKYRNVLELTEQLSGQAFSGLHMVGGGIQNTLLCQWTANAIGKPVWAGPVEGSAIGNMIVQWIANGQLADIWEARKVIRESFPVDVYEPEQHEAWKSAYRAFKETTGIA
- a CDS encoding (Fe-S)-binding protein, with protein sequence MKVSLFITCLSDALYPRVGEAMVRLLAKYGVSLEFPTVQTCCGQPAYNSGYWKEARESAKTILDAFEDSDFVISPSGSCTGMIHHYPKLFEDDPVMLKRANKLQSKSYEFTQFLVQVLGVTDVGAAFPHKVTYHPSCHGSRILGVKDEPLALIQNVKGLELVPLPFAEDCCGFGGTFAVKMADISGAMVTEKVDHVLETEAEVLVGLDMACLLNIAGNLRYRNEPVRVMHLAELLYEGVK
- a CDS encoding sensory rhodopsin transducer, with translation MIQGRGEKSWYIPDGYIPPDSTGTLTSHESICVLNCSTEEAIIHITIYFEDREPMEDIQVVVPGRRTNHIRTSSLMKEGASIPIGVPYAIEVLSNIPIIVQYSRLDSTQAENTLMSTMAFPIK
- a CDS encoding bifunctional aldolase/short-chain dehydrogenase; the protein is MVQSLWENEKASQLEGGLAELVYRSNIIGADRRVCNYGGGNTSSKTIVKDFRGRDVEVMYVKGSGSDLASMKAGNFTGLRMDDIRPLFERAEMPDEEMVAYLVNCMIDSKHPRASIETLLHAFLPFKHVDHTHPDSIISLCCADNGKALAKEIFGDRFVWVPYVRPGFNLSKMIAEGVLANPNAELVLMEKHGLVTWGETSEECYAQTIKIISEAEAFIESRFDEASLFGGVKYEVLEADVRKSVAAQVMPTIRGAVSDAKKMILTFDDEADVLAFVSGNNSPTLSQVGAACPDHLVHTKVVPLFIDWTPNAEDIDGLKAKLSEGIAAYKEQYKAYFERNKNEGDVMFEAAPRVILIPGIGMINTGKSWAMAQVSGALYHRAIAVMRGATALGDFVSLSENESYNVEYWPLELYKLSLAPAETEFSRKVAFITGGAGGIGSETARRLVSEGAHVVLADLNLEGAQKVASEINEKFGECRATAVKMDVTSEEQVKAAYAETALAYGGVDIIVNNAGLATSSPFDETSLKEWNLNMNVLGTGYFLVAREAFKLMKQQSIGGNMVFIGSKNSVYAGKNASAYSSAKALEAHLARCIAAEGGEFGIRVNTILPDAILQGSAIWNGSWRNERAAAYGIEPDQLEEYYRKRTTLLVNIYPRDIAEGIAFFASSKADKTTGCMLTIDGGVPAAFTR
- a CDS encoding DeoR/GlpR family DNA-binding transcription regulator, giving the protein MLVHERYDKIVQLVNERGSIRVTELSELCQVTEETIRRDLDRLEQAGRLRRSHGGAVSVKDQQPEIPYFEREITHAEEKKRIAVEAIKLIQPNERILLDASSTAWYMAASMPDIPLTVLTNSIKVAMELSSKEKIEVISTGGILASRSLSYVGPLAERSLDAYHVDKAFLSCKGVHLERGVSESNELQARIKHKMVGMADQVILVADSSKFGVQAFTHVAELDDVDAIITDERLPAAILSQLKEKQISVTTV
- the rhaI gene encoding L-rhamnose isomerase, which codes for MTDRAYTFFEEQQKERGISIEEVKAKLKALKIETPSWGYGDSGTRFKVFQKEGVPRNPFEKFEDAAQVHRLTGIAPSIAIHIPWDKVEDYGKLRSHAEDLGLSIGAVNPNLFQDEDYMLGSVTNSDAAVRRKATDHLLECVDIAKETGSREFSLWFADGTNYPGQGHIRKRKAWMQEALAEMYSAMTPDMRMLIEYKCFEPAFYHTDLADWGMAYNLAQKLGPQAEVLVDTGHHLPGANIEHIVAYLLDEKRLGGFHFNSRKYADDDLIVGSVNPYELFLIFYQILSAAGDADAAVRGNAESITYMIDQSHNIEQKIPAMLRSVLNVQTQLAKALLINHDEVNDAAERNDVLGAEDAVRRAFEFDVTPLLHAIREEQGLPHDPMKAYLSSSYGKDILARGKGGASW